In Agromyces sp. G08B096, a genomic segment contains:
- a CDS encoding WYL domain-containing protein produces the protein MTAPTSRLLQLLSLLQTRRDWPGAVLAERLGISDRTVRRDVDRLRELGYAITATMGPDGGYRLDAGADLPPLLFDDDQAVALAVGLQTAAVAGVELEEAALRALTTLRQVLPSRLRHRIDGLEIVAIPGRPGDGPTAPVSAETLVELSTAIRARQVLRLDYASAVPHAEPARHRVEPHHLAFAGGRWYLLAWDLDRADWRVFRADRVAPRTPLGGRFEPRPVPGGSAAAFLSARFKGSRDADEWPCTGTVELGLPAREVLPFAGDGTVEDLGDGRCRLRSGSWSWVALAAALNRFDTDIDVVEPEELRAAFRTLAERNAATAGR, from the coding sequence ATGACCGCACCGACATCGCGACTGCTGCAGCTCCTGTCGCTGCTGCAGACCCGGCGCGACTGGCCCGGTGCGGTGCTCGCCGAACGTCTCGGCATCAGCGACCGCACCGTGCGCCGCGACGTCGACCGGCTCCGAGAGCTCGGGTACGCCATCACCGCGACCATGGGGCCCGACGGCGGCTACCGCCTCGACGCCGGCGCCGACCTGCCGCCACTGCTCTTCGACGACGATCAGGCCGTCGCGCTCGCCGTCGGCCTGCAGACGGCGGCCGTCGCCGGCGTCGAGCTCGAGGAGGCCGCCCTCCGAGCGCTCACCACCCTGCGGCAGGTGCTGCCCAGCCGGCTGCGACACCGGATCGACGGCCTCGAGATCGTCGCGATCCCGGGTCGCCCCGGCGACGGGCCCACGGCACCCGTCTCCGCGGAGACCCTCGTCGAGCTCTCCACGGCGATCCGGGCCCGACAGGTGCTGCGCCTCGACTACGCCTCAGCGGTTCCGCATGCCGAGCCGGCACGGCACCGCGTCGAGCCGCACCACCTCGCATTCGCCGGCGGCCGCTGGTACCTGCTCGCCTGGGACCTCGACCGCGCCGACTGGCGCGTCTTCCGCGCCGACCGGGTCGCGCCTCGCACCCCGCTCGGCGGGCGGTTCGAGCCCCGTCCGGTGCCGGGCGGCAGCGCGGCCGCCTTCCTGTCCGCCCGCTTCAAGGGCTCGCGCGACGCCGACGAGTGGCCATGCACCGGAACGGTGGAACTGGGCCTGCCCGCCCGCGAGGTGCTGCCCTTCGCCGGCGACGGCACGGTCGAAGACCTCGGCGACGGGCGATGCCGGCTGCGCTCCGGCTCTTGGTCGTGGGTCGCGCTTGCGGCAGCGCTGAACCGGTTCGACACCGACATCGACGTCGTCGAGCCCGAGGAGCTGCGAGCGGCGTTCCGCACGCTCGCCGAACGGAACGCCGCCACCGCGGGCCGGTAG
- a CDS encoding NAD-dependent epimerase/dehydratase family protein: MDLLILGGTQWVGRALAAEALARGHAVTCLARGEAGEVAPGADLVVADRTQPGAYDAVVDREWDAVIDVTREPLFAREAAAALAPKARLGVFISTGNVYAHHDVPGGDESVELLPPLEADRSTPETYGEAKVACELAYRAAFGDRLLIVRPGLIGGPGDPSGRTGSYVVRAARDTEAPMLVPDIPEAAAQFIDVRDLVAWVLQAVEDGLTGTFNAVGDRSTFGALLDVSRQVGGHAGEVVAAPSTWLESRGVNEWSGPDSLAFWIIDPSWSGFQDRSNTAAVHAGLRVRPVEDSLGDVLAWEREQGLDRERGAGLSPAREAELIADWRASGPGSQTTT; this comes from the coding sequence ATGGACCTGCTCATCCTCGGTGGAACGCAATGGGTCGGCCGCGCGCTCGCGGCCGAGGCGCTGGCGCGCGGGCACGCGGTGACCTGCCTCGCGCGCGGCGAAGCCGGCGAAGTGGCGCCCGGCGCCGACCTCGTGGTAGCCGACCGGACGCAGCCCGGCGCGTACGACGCGGTCGTGGATCGCGAGTGGGACGCGGTGATCGACGTCACGCGCGAGCCGCTGTTCGCGCGCGAGGCGGCGGCCGCGCTCGCGCCGAAGGCCCGGCTCGGGGTGTTCATCTCGACCGGGAACGTGTACGCGCACCACGACGTGCCGGGAGGTGACGAGTCGGTCGAGCTCCTGCCGCCGCTCGAGGCCGACCGCTCGACGCCAGAGACCTACGGCGAGGCGAAGGTCGCGTGCGAGCTCGCGTACCGCGCGGCGTTCGGCGACCGCCTGCTCATCGTGCGGCCGGGCCTCATCGGCGGGCCCGGCGACCCGTCCGGCCGCACCGGTTCGTACGTCGTGCGCGCCGCCCGCGACACCGAGGCGCCGATGCTCGTACCCGACATCCCGGAGGCCGCGGCCCAGTTCATCGACGTGCGCGATCTCGTCGCCTGGGTGCTGCAGGCCGTGGAGGACGGTCTCACGGGCACGTTCAACGCCGTCGGCGACCGGTCGACGTTCGGCGCCCTGCTCGACGTCTCGCGCCAGGTCGGGGGGCACGCCGGCGAGGTCGTCGCCGCGCCGTCGACGTGGCTCGAGTCGCGGGGCGTGAACGAGTGGTCGGGCCCCGACTCGCTCGCGTTCTGGATCATCGACCCGTCATGGTCGGGCTTCCAGGACCGGTCGAACACCGCGGCCGTGCACGCCGGCCTCCGCGTGCGGCCCGTCGAGGACTCCCTGGGCGACGTGCTCGCCTGGGAGCGCGAGCAGGGCCTCGACCGCGAGCGCGGCGCCGGGCTGTCGCCCGCCCGCGAGGCGGAGCTCATCGCCGACTGGCGCGCGTCGGGTCCGGGATCGCAGACGACGACCTGA
- a CDS encoding arginase family protein: MALSHDPNWPRAGGWPALDDLAPDERAGLALIGVPAWRTSLSPTAAHATPAAIRDALARYSPALVPDRRSAGAAAPLDLDEAIAVVDAGDVDEPDGPEGEARTRAAVRRALEVTDTVLALGGDNSVTVATALGAWGEDLGTAGLVTIDAHYDLRDGVSNGSPVRRLVEGGLDPARIVQVGIADFANSAVYARRAADLGITVIHRDELHGRSPADVMAEAMEIAGAGGGPVHLDVDVDACDRSVVPACPASVPGGLAAWELRALVRAAARDRRVRSADLVEIDATADAPDGRTVRLAALCVLEFAAGVALR, translated from the coding sequence ATGGCCCTCTCGCACGATCCGAACTGGCCCCGCGCGGGCGGCTGGCCCGCCCTCGACGACCTCGCGCCGGACGAACGCGCGGGACTCGCGCTCATCGGCGTGCCCGCCTGGCGCACCTCGCTGTCGCCGACCGCCGCGCACGCGACGCCCGCCGCGATCCGCGACGCGCTCGCCCGGTACAGCCCCGCGCTCGTCCCCGATCGGCGCTCCGCCGGAGCGGCCGCCCCGCTCGATCTCGACGAGGCGATCGCCGTGGTCGACGCGGGCGACGTCGACGAGCCCGACGGTCCGGAGGGCGAAGCCCGCACGCGTGCCGCGGTGCGCCGCGCCCTGGAGGTCACCGACACGGTTCTCGCGCTGGGCGGAGACAACTCGGTCACGGTCGCCACCGCGCTCGGCGCATGGGGCGAGGACCTCGGCACTGCCGGGCTCGTGACGATCGACGCGCACTACGACCTCCGCGACGGCGTCTCCAACGGCTCGCCGGTGCGCCGGCTCGTCGAGGGGGGCCTCGACCCCGCGCGCATCGTGCAGGTCGGCATCGCGGACTTCGCCAATTCCGCGGTCTACGCACGGCGTGCTGCCGACCTCGGCATCACCGTCATCCACCGCGACGAACTGCACGGGCGGTCGCCGGCCGACGTCATGGCCGAGGCGATGGAGATCGCGGGCGCCGGCGGCGGGCCGGTGCACCTCGACGTCGACGTCGATGCGTGCGATCGCTCGGTCGTGCCCGCATGTCCGGCCTCGGTGCCCGGGGGCCTCGCGGCGTGGGAGCTCCGCGCGCTCGTCCGGGCCGCGGCGCGCGACCGGCGCGTGCGGTCGGCCGACCTGGTCGAGATCGACGCGACCGCCGACGCGCCCGACGGCCGCACCGTCCGGCTCGCCGCCCTCTGCGTGCTGGAGTTCGCGGCGGGGGTCGCGCTGCGCTGA
- a CDS encoding DUF503 family protein, which translates to MWIGWAEFDLLLGDVHSLKAKRAVLRPLLAGLRRETEASVAEVGAHDLHRRAVVGVAVVAASAGWVGDVLDRAERLAAEQPHLVLLSVRRRLRRSEDD; encoded by the coding sequence GTGTGGATCGGCTGGGCCGAGTTCGACCTGCTCCTCGGCGACGTGCACTCGCTGAAGGCGAAGCGCGCGGTGCTCCGCCCGCTGCTCGCCGGGCTGCGGCGCGAGACCGAGGCGAGCGTCGCCGAGGTCGGTGCACACGACCTGCACCGCCGGGCCGTCGTCGGCGTGGCCGTCGTGGCGGCGAGCGCCGGATGGGTGGGCGATGTGCTCGACCGGGCCGAACGGCTCGCGGCCGAGCAGCCCCACCTGGTGCTGCTGTCGGTGCGCCGACGCCTTCGGCGGAGCGAGGACGATTGA
- a CDS encoding copper-translocating P-type ATPase, whose protein sequence is MHAGHEASEAHAGHDHHAGHDAHQAHDGHAGHSGHRGHGGHGGHGDHVGQFRRLFWIMLVVAIPTIAFSPMFASILGYPLPDNPAIAWISPILGTVMYFWGGKPFLTGAWSELKARKPGMMLLIGLAITVAYFASLGASLGLLSHHLDFWWELALLIVIMLLGHWIEMKSIMQASSALDALAALLPDEAERVVGGADGGTIERVAPSELAVGDVVVVRPGGRVPADGDVIEGTADVDESMITGESRPVRRGPGDHVVAGTVATDTAIRVRVGAIGDDTALAGIQRLVAQAQASTSRAQRLADRAAGWLFWFALGAAVLTAIAWTLLGDPDDAVVRTITVLVIACPHALGLAIPLVVQIATERAAKGGVLVTDRLALETMRTVGAVLFDKTGTLTKGEPAVTDAVAAAGFDADRVLALAAAAEGDSEHPLAKAIVADAARRQLAVPAASGFEASAAVGVRAEVDGRAVQVGGPAMLAGAGAEPLAASAGWSEAGQTVLHVLVDGEVAGAIALADEVRPESKEAVDALHALGVQVVMITGDAEPVARSVAVALGIDRVYAGVRPEDKAAKVQELQSEGLTVAMVGDGVNDAPALAQADVGIAIGAGTDVAIASAGVVLASSDPRSVLSVIELSRATYRKMTQNLWWAAGYNLLSVPLAAGVLAPIGFVLPMSVGAILMSLSTVIVALNAQLLRRLDLAPEASTRAVLERG, encoded by the coding sequence ATGCACGCCGGGCATGAGGCATCCGAGGCGCACGCCGGCCACGACCACCACGCCGGCCACGACGCGCATCAGGCCCACGACGGTCACGCCGGCCATTCCGGTCACAGAGGCCACGGCGGCCACGGCGGCCACGGCGATCACGTCGGCCAGTTCCGCCGCCTCTTCTGGATCATGCTCGTCGTCGCGATCCCGACCATCGCGTTCAGCCCGATGTTCGCCTCGATCCTCGGCTACCCGCTGCCCGACAACCCGGCGATCGCATGGATCTCGCCGATCCTCGGCACCGTCATGTACTTCTGGGGCGGTAAGCCGTTCCTCACCGGCGCCTGGTCGGAGCTGAAGGCACGCAAGCCCGGCATGATGCTCCTCATCGGGCTGGCGATCACGGTCGCCTACTTCGCGAGCCTGGGCGCCAGCCTCGGCCTGCTCAGCCACCACCTCGACTTCTGGTGGGAGCTCGCGCTCCTCATCGTGATCATGCTGCTCGGGCACTGGATCGAGATGAAGTCGATCATGCAGGCCTCGAGCGCGCTCGACGCCCTCGCGGCGCTCCTGCCCGACGAGGCCGAGCGGGTGGTCGGCGGCGCCGACGGCGGCACGATCGAGCGGGTCGCCCCGTCCGAGCTCGCGGTCGGCGACGTGGTCGTCGTGCGCCCCGGCGGGCGGGTGCCTGCCGACGGTGACGTGATCGAGGGCACGGCTGACGTCGACGAGTCGATGATCACGGGCGAGTCTCGGCCGGTGCGCCGCGGCCCGGGCGACCACGTCGTCGCGGGCACAGTGGCGACCGACACCGCGATCCGCGTGCGGGTCGGCGCGATCGGCGACGACACCGCACTCGCGGGCATCCAGCGCCTCGTCGCCCAGGCGCAGGCGTCCACGTCGCGGGCGCAGCGGCTGGCCGACCGTGCCGCGGGCTGGCTGTTCTGGTTCGCGCTCGGCGCGGCCGTCCTCACGGCGATCGCGTGGACGCTGCTCGGCGACCCCGACGACGCCGTCGTCCGGACCATCACGGTCCTCGTGATCGCGTGCCCCCACGCCCTCGGCCTCGCGATCCCGCTCGTGGTGCAGATCGCGACCGAGCGGGCCGCGAAGGGCGGCGTGCTCGTGACCGACCGGCTCGCGCTCGAGACGATGCGCACCGTCGGCGCCGTGCTGTTCGACAAGACCGGCACCCTCACCAAGGGCGAGCCGGCGGTGACCGACGCCGTCGCCGCCGCCGGCTTCGACGCCGACCGCGTGCTGGCGCTCGCGGCGGCCGCGGAGGGCGACTCCGAGCACCCGCTGGCGAAGGCCATCGTGGCCGACGCCGCGCGGCGGCAGCTCGCCGTGCCCGCGGCATCCGGGTTCGAAGCGTCGGCCGCCGTCGGTGTGCGCGCCGAGGTCGACGGTCGTGCGGTGCAGGTCGGCGGTCCGGCGATGCTCGCCGGGGCCGGCGCCGAGCCGCTCGCCGCCTCCGCCGGCTGGAGCGAGGCCGGCCAGACGGTGCTGCACGTGCTGGTCGACGGCGAGGTGGCGGGCGCGATCGCGCTGGCCGACGAGGTGCGGCCCGAGTCGAAGGAGGCCGTCGACGCGCTGCACGCGCTCGGCGTGCAGGTCGTGATGATCACGGGCGACGCCGAGCCGGTGGCGCGGTCGGTCGCGGTCGCGCTCGGCATCGACCGGGTGTACGCCGGCGTCCGGCCCGAGGACAAGGCGGCGAAGGTGCAGGAGCTCCAGTCCGAGGGACTCACGGTCGCGATGGTGGGCGACGGGGTGAACGACGCCCCGGCGCTCGCGCAGGCGGACGTGGGCATCGCGATCGGCGCAGGCACCGATGTGGCGATCGCCTCGGCGGGGGTCGTGCTCGCCTCGAGCGATCCGCGATCGGTGCTGTCGGTGATCGAGCTGTCCCGGGCGACGTATCGCAAGATGACGCAGAACCTGTGGTGGGCGGCCGGGTACAACCTGCTGTCGGTCCCGCTCGCGGCGGGCGTGCTGGCGCCGATCGGGTTCGTGCTGCCGATGTCGGTGGGCGCCATCCTCATGAGCCTGTCGACGGTGATCGTGGCGCTGAACGCGCAGCTGCTCCGGCGACTCGACCTCGCGCCCGAGGCATCCACCAGGGCGGTGCTCGAGCGCGGCTAG
- the hutI gene encoding imidazolonepropionase has product MRRMLLTGIGELVTNDPAPGRAGGPLGIVRDAAVLVEDGRVAWVGPAAHASEQLPGAVDAADRRDGEEHRASRDASVEVVDAGGRAVLPGFVDSHTHLVFGGDRADEFAARMAGRPYEAGGIRSTVAATRAASDDVLRARLAGFVAELHAQGTTTFEVKSGYGLDVATEARLVRLAAEVTEEVTFLGAHVVPAEFREPDGPGADAYVDLVVGEMLDACAPSSRWVDAFCERGAFTPAQSRRVLEAGRQAGLGVRVHGNQLGPGEGVALAVELGAASVDHCTFLDDADVALLAGSDTVATLLPGVEFSTRQPYPDARRLIDAGVTVAIASDCNPGSSFTSSMPFCIAVAVRDMRMTPAEAVWAATAGGARALRREDVGALRPGMRADLVELAAPGHVHLAYRPGVPLVRRVWREGVLVGDPVLAGDPV; this is encoded by the coding sequence GTGCGCCGGATGCTCCTGACGGGCATCGGCGAGCTGGTGACGAACGATCCGGCGCCCGGCCGAGCGGGCGGTCCGCTCGGCATCGTCCGCGATGCGGCGGTGCTCGTCGAAGACGGCCGGGTGGCCTGGGTCGGACCGGCGGCCCACGCCTCGGAGCAGTTGCCGGGCGCGGTCGACGCTGCGGACCGGCGGGACGGGGAGGAGCACCGGGCGAGCCGGGATGCCTCGGTCGAGGTCGTCGACGCGGGTGGGCGGGCCGTCCTGCCCGGCTTCGTCGACAGCCACACCCATCTGGTGTTCGGCGGCGACCGCGCCGACGAGTTCGCCGCGCGCATGGCCGGGCGGCCGTACGAGGCCGGAGGCATCCGTTCCACGGTCGCGGCCACGCGCGCCGCGAGCGACGACGTCCTGCGCGCTCGGCTCGCGGGATTCGTGGCCGAGCTGCACGCGCAGGGCACCACGACGTTCGAGGTGAAATCGGGGTACGGGCTGGATGTCGCGACGGAGGCGCGGCTCGTGCGCCTCGCGGCCGAGGTGACCGAGGAGGTCACCTTCCTCGGTGCGCACGTCGTGCCGGCCGAGTTCCGCGAGCCCGACGGCCCGGGCGCCGACGCTTACGTGGACCTCGTCGTCGGCGAGATGCTCGACGCGTGCGCGCCGTCCTCGCGCTGGGTCGATGCCTTCTGCGAACGCGGGGCGTTCACGCCCGCGCAGTCGCGGCGGGTCCTCGAGGCCGGGCGGCAGGCGGGGCTCGGGGTGCGCGTGCACGGCAACCAGCTCGGCCCGGGCGAGGGCGTCGCGCTCGCCGTCGAACTCGGTGCGGCATCCGTCGACCACTGCACCTTCCTCGACGACGCGGACGTCGCGCTGCTCGCCGGCTCCGACACGGTGGCGACCCTGCTGCCCGGCGTCGAGTTCTCGACCAGGCAGCCGTACCCCGACGCGCGCCGGCTCATCGACGCGGGTGTCACGGTGGCGATCGCGAGCGACTGCAACCCGGGCTCGAGCTTCACCAGTTCGATGCCGTTCTGCATCGCGGTCGCGGTGCGCGACATGCGGATGACACCCGCCGAGGCGGTGTGGGCGGCGACCGCTGGCGGCGCGCGGGCGCTCCGCCGCGAGGACGTCGGGGCCCTGCGGCCCGGGATGCGCGCCGACCTCGTCGAGCTCGCCGCGCCGGGCCACGTGCACCTCGCCTACCGGCCCGGCGTGCCGCTGGTGCGTCGGGTGTGGCGCGAGGGCGTGCTGGTCGGCGACCCGGTCCTCGCCGGCGACCCGGTCTGA
- a CDS encoding VOC family protein — MSLTTTTHLNFRGDARQALEFYRSVFGGELSATTYGDVGMPKDAPGADGIVFGRVDSPTGFRVMAYDIPGESGGSAGNAGSTTREHGATVTDRPFFVSVSGETLDEVVAVWQRLAVGSTIIEPLAASAWSPGFGMLVDPFGVTWILDVAASPSGV, encoded by the coding sequence ATGAGCTTGACCACGACCACCCACCTCAACTTCCGCGGCGACGCGCGCCAGGCGCTCGAGTTCTACCGCTCCGTCTTCGGCGGCGAACTCAGCGCGACCACCTACGGCGACGTCGGCATGCCGAAGGATGCCCCGGGCGCCGACGGCATCGTCTTCGGCCGGGTCGACTCACCCACCGGATTCCGCGTGATGGCGTACGACATCCCCGGTGAATCCGGCGGTTCGGCCGGCAACGCCGGATCGACCACGCGCGAACACGGCGCGACCGTCACCGACCGGCCGTTCTTCGTGTCGGTGAGCGGCGAGACCCTCGACGAGGTCGTCGCCGTCTGGCAGCGTCTCGCCGTCGGCTCGACGATCATCGAGCCCCTCGCCGCGTCGGCCTGGAGCCCGGGCTTCGGGATGCTCGTCGACCCGTTCGGCGTGACGTGGATCCTCGACGTCGCGGCCTCGCCGTCCGGCGTCTGA
- a CDS encoding histidine phosphatase family protein produces MKTLLVVRHAKSDWGHPGLDDHDRPLNDRGLRDAPRMGERLAARGLVPDVIRSSTALRARTTAALLAEALGRDPGSVELDASMYATGAAHLLEVIRGLDDAAGTAMLVGHNPESSALVVRLTGEFAELPTCAVAEIRLPVDHWADASADAAELVRVDTPKDGTR; encoded by the coding sequence GTGAAGACGTTGCTCGTCGTCCGCCACGCGAAATCCGACTGGGGCCACCCCGGGCTCGACGACCACGACCGGCCGCTGAACGACCGCGGCCTCCGCGACGCGCCGCGCATGGGCGAGCGGCTCGCGGCGAGGGGGCTCGTGCCCGACGTCATCCGGTCGAGCACCGCACTTCGCGCGCGGACCACCGCGGCGCTGCTCGCCGAGGCCCTCGGCCGCGATCCCGGCTCCGTCGAGCTCGACGCCTCGATGTACGCCACCGGCGCGGCGCACCTGCTGGAGGTGATCCGCGGGCTCGACGACGCCGCAGGCACCGCCATGCTCGTCGGTCACAATCCCGAGTCGAGCGCCCTCGTCGTGCGCCTCACCGGCGAGTTCGCCGAGCTGCCGACGTGCGCAGTCGCCGAGATCCGGCTGCCCGTCGATCACTGGGCGGATGCCTCCGCCGATGCGGCCGAGCTCGTCCGGGTCGACACGCCGAAGGACGGGACGCGCTGA